The DNA window GTTCACTAAGAATATTCTTCTCCCATTCAGCAGTGCTATCTTTACCTGGTCTGAGAGATCTTAATTTGTATCCACTCTGGAGTATTTCACACAACGTTCCCCTGGGTAACTGGAGCTTTGTAAGGACGGCcctatagtaaaaaaaaataaaaacaagtttaTTTCTTATGGAAGTTTAGTTTATTTTGATACAAACAAGCATTCTGGACTACATTTCTGTTAATATTCCCCAAATCAGGAAAAAATGCTGACTTTGAGTGTAATCACTGATGTAGAAACTAATTAATACAAACAGTTTTAATACAATACTATCTCTTACTTTTGCAGTTTTTAAAGTTCCTCTCACATATGATGTGCATCATCATAAGAGGTTTTCCTGGACTTATAAGTGGAAAATATCACTAAAGACCTCCCCCTGGGCCCATGTAGAGTGGTACTAAGCATATTTACAACAGATGTAGTAATgggcacattttatttttgggagTTAGCCTTTCTAACATATGTTTTGTGTCTGGTTAATGATATCTTTTTGTTTTCCAGGGTGAAGCTGAGGATGGAGATGGTAAAAAGAGCTCTCCGTTTGCCTCCCCCACTCAGGCCAGCCTTGGGGAAGGTGATAGTTTCGGCACCAAAAAAACTCGTTCCTCATTTGGACGTGGCTTTTTTAAGATCCGAAGTGGAAAGAGAACATCCAGCGCTCCAAACCTTGGTGAGTTGCCACTCATTCTGTGGGATTGCActtggtgtctgtgtggttCATGTTCAGCTTTGTGATTCTGTTCGTCCTTATTTTGAATGATGTATGTGACAGAATAGGAAGTGAATGTAGTTTCTATAGCATGGGTATACACTGCAATAAAGGTTGTCTTGGCAAGTAATAAGATACAAAATTatcttaattttaatttgtgtatctaataatacatttataatgatTCATAATAATCATAAGATTACCTTACTACCAGCATAAGAATAAATGTATAAAGTGAAATTATCTCTTTATATTTGCAGagaatttcagtcatttttagacAATCAGAACATAGATCATTTCTTGAGTTGTGGGATCAAACCCCACCTCGGATCACTGCatggagtttagtgtgttctccccatgtatgtgtgggtttcctccaggtgttcatAGTTCTCTCACAGTCCTGTGACTCACaagctggtaggtggattggctgtttcACTGTGTCCGTAGGAGTGTGGGAGAAAATTAATATATTAGACACATTACTAAAAAAAAGTTAGCCATATTTAGAATATAGCAAAATCCTTATTTTTCTTACAACAATCtcaaaatagaaaatatttgGTATGTCATTTAATTTGCCAAGACCTTATATTTTGCAGTGTATTTCCGTGTATGTCTGTGTCTGTCCTGGTTGTGTGTTTACTTCATGTGTATATCTTGTTTCCTTTGTGATGTAAAGACCGCAGCCGGAGTGCGAGCTCACCCATGTTAGGTACAGTACATTGTATAGCTTGCCTGCAGATCTGGGCCATGGTCCAGTTTGCTTTCAGTGGTTTAGTAATTACAGGAATATtctagcttttttatttttcctctccCAAAATAATGTCTATCTGCTACATCATAACATTCAGTACATCAAACAGTAACAAAACCAACAAAGGAATTCTCTGACTCGCTTGTTATGAATATCATTCGACTTATGGTTGAACttgaataaacattaaaaatttgAGAAATTGGCCTACcagtgtttttcattcattctctctaaCCTCTTCATCCTGATCTAAGTTGAGAGActatccagaatcattggacgcaagacAGGGACACAACCTCGACATgttaccagtccatcacagggcaccacaaaCTCGCCATTCAGTCACAGAGTTGGGTATGTTGCATAGCGAATCAATCCACAATGTGTTTCATTAGTTGAGAGGAAATTGGAGCcccgcagggagaacacaccaaactcctcacagtcagtaaCCCAGAGGTTCTTGGTTCAGTACCTGagatcctgaagctgtgtggtagcgacagtttttatttatatatagttttaagCTTTATATTCTTAAATATCAGGGGAAACACAAAAAATGTTGATCACCCTCAACACAATAATTACACTGGTTTACTGCTTTAacagaattattattttataacttTTTGGGATAATTTTTTATGAAACCACCTATCACTTCCATAGCATGATTATTGACTTCATGTACTTCATGTATTGCTATTTTTGTCCATATTTATTGTATGTAACAGATGCAGCAGATAGAAATTAAGAGGAAATATTTATGGAATATTCCTAGAAGAAAAGAACCTATAGTGACAATAACCAATTTTTTTTCCCTATCCTTCCACCCCTTTTTTCTTCCATTCCTGGCTGAATCTGACCCCATCTGCAAAGATGTCAATGAGTAAATTGCATAGATGGGAAATGAGTTTAGGACCCATTTCATCTTAAACCAGAGAGATGAAATGTTGAgaactgtgtgttttaaacatttaatgatACAATGACATTAAATGATACAGCGTTTTCTTTTTGCATGTTTATATTAGGGTTATATGGGGTCTTGACCTTTCAAAGACTCTTAAATCATTTTTGTGCTTTATCTGCTTCACACTTTTCATATTCCTccactttttttaaatcttgcAGAATATAAATTCACACACTGCATTGATGTTGGTTTTTAAAATGGGGTACTCGGTTAAAGAATGttaatgcttttgttttttgttttttttactaaacTAATAAATGAGTCAAGGAAATCTGCAATATTTTGCAGTTCTGTAAGTTTCGGTaaacttattatttttttttttttatctgtctACTTCACTTGTATTTAAAAGTTAATTAATGTGGACAACAATTTTGAAAACCCCATTAATATTTGTGATATTATTTCATAGTGCACCCATTGTGAAAACAGATTTAAAGTTGTGCCAACACAGTCTATGATCTTCATAGTATAAAAAGAATTGGGTCACACAGTGACATGTTCAGCTGTAACAGTGTTCACCATGTTCAAGTGCCCAGTGTccgctagaggggtataaatctgGCCAGTACGAGGCCATTCAGGTGTATTGGGATGGGTTTGAGTGGCTGTTCTGATCAAAACTAATTAGCATATTTAGCAGTTTACTTCACTAATGTTCCCCATAACTGATTTTCACAGCAATTGTTCAAATTCAGAAATGTCTATAGTAATCAACTCTATAGATACAGCATTTCAAGAGTAGGCTAATGAACACTGGAGTATTCCTTTTAAATTAATGATTCAATGCAGAGGTAATATGTCTATCAAGCAGTCCTGCCTTAATTCAGCCTCTGTTGTGTTTCTTTTCCTATCCCAGTTGGCCCATGTAGACAGCATTTCCACAGACATTAACCACTATGTACAAATGCTAAGAATCGGCTTGTTTCAGTTGTTGGCATTTATTTTCCAATTGAGGTATTCTCCAAAGCTGTGAACTTTCACTCATATATTTCTATAAAAGAAACAATGTGCATTGGTTATTTGAATTCACTCTTTAAAGGCAAGTGCACATGAACCATGTTATGGATTGTACAAACAATAACTTAAATTCTGATGTTAGCACGTGTGTTATTTATCTGAGCCTTGAACATTGTATTCAGTTGGGTGCTACATAGTCATGTCAATGTATGGCAAGTTGATCTCATGATCAGAGCAGGCCTCGTTGGGAGCTGGGATTGGACCAAAACATGACCAGATGGCTGAATTAGTTGTGGATCCTATTTGCTTTGCATGAATGATTTTAGAGGAGTAAACGTATTTGTGGATATTTGGTAATGTAGCCTTAAGTAGCCATGAAGCTCATTTTGTGATACTTTAGCAGCTGAGGCTGAGCGGAAAAGGACTGAGCACCTGGACttggctggagctccgtctCCCAAAACAAAGGAGGGGGATACGTTCTCACCAGAGGGCAAGAAGAAAGTGAAGGGCATCCGCAAGTTTTTGGGAATGTAAGCTGCTTTCACGGGCTCTGCTTATTtcttaaagtttttttttttttttttcctatattttaaaacatcaaaGGCCCTTTTTGATGAATGCAAACTTCATGCTAAATAActgaacaatattttaaaaatttaattttgtatttattttacattaatggATGCaacatttttgtgcatttaatatttatactttCTTTTAGGATGAGGAGGAGTCAGTCCACCTCTTATAACTTGGATGATGTTCCTGAGTCTGAGTTCCGAAGGGGTGGAGTTAGAGCCACTGCTGGACCAAGACTGGGTTGGTCATGTGACTTGCAGCGTGGGAACAACAAGTAAGTGTATCTGGAGAattttgttctttatttataGAATTTGTCTGTGCCAAATGCCTACTTTCTGGTCTAAAGAAATGTATTCAGGCTGATTTGATGTGAAATAATACATTGTAGGGAAACTTGGGCAGGATATTTTTATCGAAATCATATGTATGTAGTTATGTATGTGCTAGCTGATGTctgagaccttttttttttaatgatggttTTAAGAGACTTTGGCCTTTTGGTTAACTAATttcatagtttttttttgtgtttatagATAATTTCTAGtgcaacaaaaatattttgtcaAAGGAAACTTTGAATAAAATAACTATATTAAACACTTGTTGCTTGTTGATCATTTTGacttaaataaaatggctgcaTTCATAGACATCAGAAACACTGATTCATATCATGATCTACATTTGATCATTACAATGATCTGTTTGACATATTACTATGAATGAATTATAGAGAAATTTTCTTCTATGacttatattttaaatgacCTTTCATGTGTAAAACCGTGAAAGCTTAAACAGTTCAGTGTTTTTGCATTTAtactttctctgtctttctctttcactctgtgcAGTGAGCAGGACACTCCATTTGGACGCTGGAATAAGGAGCAGGTTTGTGCATGGCTGCAGGAGCAGGGTTTGGGGCTCTATCTCAATCAGGCGCAGCAGTGGTTACGCTCAGGACAGACACTGCTCAATGCCTCGCAACACGACTTGGAAAAGGTTGGAATTCAAATCCCAGTTTTCCAAACTATTCTATTAGAGTAGTATGTATTCGTAAATGAGGGGATTATTTTCTGTTCAAGATTTAAGGCCTTTGTGTGTGCCCTATAGGAGCTGGGCATCAGGCATCCTCTCCACAGAAAGAAACTGCAGCTGGCTCTTCAGGCTCTAGGCTCGGAGGATGACAATGCCAGGGGCAAACTGGACTGTAACTGGGTTACTCGTGAGTAATGATCACTGAATATAATGATGCTGATAATTAATGGGTACAAAGACTGGTTTTCTATACCATCATTATGCTTTCATTAATTAAGTGAATTACTGCGAAACAGTTTCATAGATTTACAAATTTactctttgtttttaaatcttctCTAAGAAAGCAGTGTCTTTAATGCACACTAAAACACTCATGGGGAAATACATTAAGAATCAACAAGTTTACAATGTATATGAGAAAATTCAACAATGGAAATAAGAGTGAAAATGAATCATTAAAAAGAGTAGCAGACAGTAATAACAGCAATAATTAGAATTACTTTTTGACCTTTTATCATGCCTCTCTGCTGTGTAGCCCTACATATTTTCGCAAATTAAAGTTAAGTCTCCTATGAATAATTCCAATCATCGGGGCATGTTTGAGCAGTTGTAAAGCAAGGAAGGGtttttttccattatttattttaattaaaactaaTTTTCCACATGCCAGAGTGGCTGGATGACATTGGGCTGCCTCAATACAAATCCCAGTTTGAAGATGGTCGAGTTGATGGACGTATGCTTCACTATATGACTGTGGTaggtattttttttcctttaaataacGTCTCCAGCCGGAATTCACCTAAAATATTATGGCATTTGCGCCTTCGCTGTAGTGTGCTTCTCTCTGTACAGGATGATTTGCTGGGTCTCAAGGTTGCCAGTGTCCTTCACCATCTCAGCATCAAGAGAGCAATTCAAGTGCTGAGGATCAACCACTATGAGCCCAACTGCCTCCGTCGGCGGCCTTCCAACGAGGTGCCTGTCCCTCTGGCGCGCACAGCACATTTCATGTAGGAATTTTTTTACCTCCCAAGGCTTTGTTTTTATTGAGGGTTAAGGTTGTCTCTTCTGTGTTTACAGAACAATATTTCACCAGctgaagtgtgtgagtggacCAATCACAGAGTGATGGAGTGGCTGCGCTCTGTAGATTTGGCAGAGTATGCACCCAACCTCAGAGGAAGTGGAGTGCACGGCGGCCTAATGGTAGGAACATTATAGAGGACAAAAGGAAGTGCATTCAGACTTAATTTATCCTATGTGCTTACTCTCTATAAAAATCTCAAAATTGAAATAGAGTAAACCTCACATGCAGAGGTGGCAGTAttcattcttctttttttttcccctccccctccctctctatcAGGTTTTGGAGCCTCGGTTCAATGTGGAAACTATGGCTCTCCTCTTAAACATCCCACCAAACAAAACTCTACTGAGGCGTCACCTGGCAACCCACTTTCACCTGTTGATTGGTGCGGAAGCACAGAGACTGAAGCAGGAGTGTTTGGAGAACCCTGACTACACACTGCTCACTGCCACAGCTAAagtaaaggtaaaaaaaaatgaaaagtaacTTCTCAAAATCAGCTTGAGCAGAATACATGAATATCAACTCAAACTACTTAGGTACTGTGGAACATCTTAGTACACTCAGCATCTATCCCCAATGGAACTAAAGTATTGTTAGATTCTGTTCTTGTTTCTCTTGGtacttttgctcctgggctccccctacagttgcagagtgcaCTGCCCTCATATCAAGGAGGAATGTGGAGGACTGGTTTCCTACCcttttccaaaagttacatagtgcagtttctgcagtgctgaacacaGCAGCAACAAAATAAATCCTATTCTCCCTTTTACCCAGCAGTGAAGCGTCACATTGAtcctgaagctgtaattaagtgaaaatactacctagtgttgctttaaaataaaatgctaaagCTCCATTGCTGAGACACTGAAAAAGCAATTAAATTGAATTATATAAAAAGTAGAAATATGCTttgaaaatattcagagaaGTAAAAATCACTACATTTTGTTAAAGGTTTTCTTGAGTAAATCTTAATTTGCAGCAGAAGTGCAGGAGAAGTACAGGATTATCACTTGTACTATTCAGATTTCAAACAAAGTGAAGCTCTTGGCTCTGTTTGTACTTTGAGTAGTTCCAAAATTAATGTGTGGATGTAATTGGGAGGAAAAACAAGCTGTAATTACATAGAATTAAACTCCTAATAGAGGAGAGGCCTCCTACATCAGGAACTGGAAAAGTGGTGGTTTCTTTCTGGCTTGATTTTTGGACttgggaatatatatatatatatatatatatttttttttttttttttttttttttctatctctAATAACCATAATCTCCATGTCCTCGTGCCTTAGCCGAGGCGTCCATCATTTGGTGGTTTCGGGACGTTGCGGAGGAAGCGGCAAGCTGACAGCGAGGAGTATGTGTGCCCCATGGATGTGCAGATGCCCCAGAGCAGCAGCTTCCACAGAGGCCTGCGCATGTATGAGGATGAACTGGACCAGCTGGAGCAGGTGCTAAAGCTTCTTTCTGCTGAACACAAACTCAAAGTTTGCCTGACATTAATAACATATGAGCTTTTATACAACGGCAGTTTTCACACTTGCCATTAAAATGGAATCTTCATTAATCATTTTGAGTTATCAAAGCACAGTGAATATGATCACATCTATTAAGCATGCTGTGTGTTTAGAACCCTATAGTTAGACAGTGACATTGTGCCTTTTATATCATCTGATTTCTCCCTCATTTTTCATGCTAAGATGAAAGTCTGAGGTCTTTCTATAAAGTTCAGTGGATTTGCTATGACTCTTCACATGAATTGTTCTTTTGGAATTAATGGCTGTATTGAAGTGTGATGGTTATACTGAATGTCACTTTGCAAATGTTATCTCTCAAAATgctgctctttctctttgtaGATGGATGACTCTGAGGGCACCGTGAGACAAATAGGAGCTTTCTCTGAGGGGATCAATAACCTGACTGTAAGATGCCATGCTGAATGCACACAATTTCAAACTGATTGGTGTTAAATGGTTCATATATTAGatgtagcatttttttttcttttctaaagaGGATTCAAAATATGAGAATGAGGaggggttttatttatttttatttttttttaaaccagcaGCTTGAGTTGAAAATACCAGTTTTAATACTCATCTGTTTTTCTAAATTACATAAAGATAGGTTGCAAGTGCTTTTTCAAGTCTTCCAGAAATAAACGTTCAGTAGGAGCCTTGTTTGTTGGCTTGTTTTGCTATGGATGCAGAGCAGTTGCCACAGCACAAGACAAAGCTTTCATTTAATGTTGTAACAGACAGGCCTTACACAAGCATATCTTGACCACTGAATAACTTGCAGCTGTTTGACCAAATTTAACTTTCAAACTATCAAAAGGGGAATGGAACTGTTAACAGAGCATACgttgttttttatgttttaaagtaGCAAACAGTATTTATAAAATCTTTTGTTACTACATTTCCCTATAATTTTTTCCTTAGCGCCCCCCACCCCTTCTAATGATTCTTGTTTAAATTTTGAAACGGGTATTATGGCCAAAGACTCTGTTACTAGTAAAACACTAATCTATGTAAATTAAGCAGCAGGGTGGCATAATAGTGATGATATTTACACAAGTTCAGGGTATTTACAATGCCTCTGATCAATCTGTCCACAATTTAAtaaacacaccaaaaaaaaaaaggtgctaTCTCGAAACCAGTCGAATTTGATTCAAGGTTTTTAGACTACAAATAGATCTCCAAaggttgaaaagcacaaaccgagatgaggattttGTTCTGTTTCGCTccgtaggtgggtaatattgacttatttttgctgtggtaattaaggtggaactgcatgaaagaaaacacagaccaaaagttCTGCTAagctaaatttaaaaaacaagcttctgtggtaattaaaacTGAATTTTTCAGTCACGTAAACATTTTCCTCacacatactgttccaccttaagacacGGAGCTTCTAAACATgaacaaacaagagaacagcagttccacACAAGCGTCAAAAAGTTGCTTTTAAGGTGTTCGTCCCTTTCAGCCACTGAGGTTTATGCTGTTCAGTGCACACCTATTATTGGTTTTAAGCCATGGAATTGGTTGCATTGGTTGCAAAATTGTGaacaattaatttataaaaatatgaatgtcTCCTGTCTGTAGGTATTCTCACAGTTTGCTGGGGGTTTTTTTCCTTTGTATTTTCAGAGCATGCTAAAAGATGAACTATTCGTGGAGATATCTACTTGCTCACCCAACGGCAGTGCTGCGGATAATGAGTCCAGCGCATGAGGAGTTGGCCACATTTTGG is part of the Hoplias malabaricus isolate fHopMal1 chromosome 4, fHopMal1.hap1, whole genome shotgun sequence genome and encodes:
- the ppfibp1a gene encoding liprin-beta-1 isoform X1 → MMSDASEMLAAALEQMDGIIAGSKAMDFSNGLFGCQSPTSPFLGSLRALHLLEDLRGALDLMDTEERDSLRSQMPETTAVALVDWLQGRLTNGHGSAAGDLVYQERLSRLESDKECLVLQVSVLTDQVEVQGEKIRDLDMCLEEHRMKLNATEELLQQELLSRSALETQKLELLTEVSSLKLKLATVDGENRESEGLYEELNEMRLRMTTVEAEKLQQERSLKSTKEELMLVQKQLDETERELRRVKEKPDVMTADRTQSRDVDVRRMKQAMESLMVANEEKDQKIEELQQLLLHYRKVQDMMSAQGPKDRAKEEENRVGLCEGSAVVSTITVTESVSLGGAEETDEPQLIPCAELISEFDIHSTSESSRTDLGHSPSASEDLGLENSSPLAGRKEGEAEDGDGKKSSPFASPTQASLGEGDSFGTKKTRSSFGRGFFKIRSGKRTSSAPNLAAEAERKRTEHLDLAGAPSPKTKEGDTFSPEGKKKVKGIRKFLGMMRRSQSTSYNLDDVPESEFRRGGVRATAGPRLGWSCDLQRGNNNEQDTPFGRWNKEQVCAWLQEQGLGLYLNQAQQWLRSGQTLLNASQHDLEKELGIRHPLHRKKLQLALQALGSEDDNARGKLDCNWVTQWLDDIGLPQYKSQFEDGRVDGRMLHYMTVDDLLGLKVASVLHHLSIKRAIQVLRINHYEPNCLRRRPSNENNISPAEVCEWTNHRVMEWLRSVDLAEYAPNLRGSGVHGGLMVLEPRFNVETMALLLNIPPNKTLLRRHLATHFHLLIGAEAQRLKQECLENPDYTLLTATAKVKPRRPSFGGFGTLRRKRQADSEEYVCPMDVQMPQSSSFHRGLRMYEDELDQLEQMDDSEGTVRQIGAFSEGINNLTSMLKDELFVEISTCSPNGSAADNESSA
- the ppfibp1a gene encoding liprin-beta-1 isoform X2 is translated as MMSDASEMLAAALEQMDGIIAGSKAMDFSNGLFGCQSPTSPFLGSLRALHLLEDLRGALDLMDTEERDSLRSQMPETTAVALVDWLQGRLTNGHGSAAGDLVYQERLSRLESDKECLVLQVSVLTDQVEVQGEKIRDLDMCLEEHRMKLNATEELLQQELLSRSALETQKLELLTEVSSLKLKLATVDGENRESEGLYEELNEMRLRMTTVEAEKLQQERSLKSTKEELMLVQKQLDETERELRRVKEKPDVMTADRTQSRDVDVRRMKQAMESLMVANEEKDQKIEELQQLLLHYRKVQDMMSAQGPKDRAKEEENRVGLCEGSAVVSTITVTESVSLGGAEETDEPQLIPCAELISEFDIHSTSESSRTDLGHSPSASEDLGLENSSPLAGRKEGEAEDGDGKKSSPFASPTQASLGEGDSFGTKKTRSSFGRGFFKIRSGKRTSSAPNLAEAERKRTEHLDLAGAPSPKTKEGDTFSPEGKKKVKGIRKFLGMMRRSQSTSYNLDDVPESEFRRGGVRATAGPRLGWSCDLQRGNNNEQDTPFGRWNKEQVCAWLQEQGLGLYLNQAQQWLRSGQTLLNASQHDLEKELGIRHPLHRKKLQLALQALGSEDDNARGKLDCNWVTQWLDDIGLPQYKSQFEDGRVDGRMLHYMTVDDLLGLKVASVLHHLSIKRAIQVLRINHYEPNCLRRRPSNENNISPAEVCEWTNHRVMEWLRSVDLAEYAPNLRGSGVHGGLMVLEPRFNVETMALLLNIPPNKTLLRRHLATHFHLLIGAEAQRLKQECLENPDYTLLTATAKVKPRRPSFGGFGTLRRKRQADSEEYVCPMDVQMPQSSSFHRGLRMYEDELDQLEQMDDSEGTVRQIGAFSEGINNLTSMLKDELFVEISTCSPNGSAADNESSA